A window of Opisthocomus hoazin isolate bOpiHoa1 chromosome 3, bOpiHoa1.hap1, whole genome shotgun sequence genomic DNA:
TCTCCTAATTTCTTGTGTCCTTTTGCTCTTTGTAGTAGCCGACTGCATgccaagaagcagcagctgctgtcgcATCAGGAAGAGTCTCCGCAAGAACTGCAGGCACCAGAGCGTCTCTGGACCAGAAAAAGGAAAGCGTCAGAGGTAACCAGTTTGGGCAACTGCAGAAGTTTTAATAGTATTGGAAGTTCTCAAGTACGCTTGGATGGGAGAATCTTTACTCTGCTGAGTTAGAAAGTGGGGCAGGAGTAGGAGCAGTTTGCTTTAGCTTTAAAGGTGGGTGTGCTGGTTGTTGTTGGTGCATTGAtgtgtgtttttcttctcagcaggAGACTAAGAACACAGAAGACTGGAAAATTGCTAAAAAGCATCAATATGAGATTAAGGTAATTCAGTCCTGATCAGCTCAAACTAGGTGAGGGAGTCCATCTGGTTTATGTTGGTGGGTGTCAAGTCATGCGTTACACACTAGAAAATTTTGAATAGGGGAAGTTTCTACCTTCAGATACTAAAAACTATCTTTTtacatgtttttgcttttttacatGTGGCTTTGTTAAAGGACCCTTCATCCGCTATGTGGAAATCACTGCGGAGTAAGGTTAGGTGTAAAAAGGAGAATAAACCCAGATATTTCAGAATAATTCCATGTGCAGAGTAGGTAAGGCCTAGAGGCAAGTCCAAACAAGATCATTGCACTTGTCTCAGCTAAAGGTGTGGTTTCACAGCCATTTAGTGAAGAAGACTCAGTAACCATGCAGGCCCTCTTTACCTTCATTTAACAGTTCTTTTGATTATTTAAATCAGTTTAGGAATCTATTTTAACTGAGATAGGCTACTCCTAAACCAACTTGAGGCGCTTTAtagttgtttattttaaagtggGTTAGGAAAATATTGTAACTTTCTCTTGGAAACAGTCTTGTTTACAGTTATTCTGTTGTAAAGCAAATGTGACTAAAGGCTATGGTGAAGCAAAACTCTTCTGATTGTGAACTTGTCTTTGCAGCCTTTGCGTAGGGGAAAATGCTGTGCAAGTATGTCAGCTGTACTTGGGGTGGAACTGTGTGTCACAACTTACCTTTGCCGAAAGGGGAAAATCCTGCTTCCTGTTCTTTCCTTCCTCGGTAGCTGGCCACACGTTCCATCCGCTGCCTTGCTCCATTTTTGGTTGTCTTTAAATGAAGCGGTATGCAGGTTTAGTTTGCCAAATTGGCACTACACAATGAGTTAGTATTCTGCCAGGTTAGTGAGTTGAATCAACCTAGCAAAGGGTCTGACAAGCATCAAAGCTGACAAAAGAAGGAAGGGGTCAGACGGGCAGTGAAGATcacaggagagaagaaagagcgtgatctcccctttctcatggctgcATGCTGTTAAGATCAACTCTGGACGATGTAACTTCACTCCTAGGGTGCTTTAGTTTGGCTATAAATAGGTTTAGATACACTAAGGAAATTGTGTGTTGTTTCCCTTGCGTAACAACCTTATAGGAAAAGTTTCTGTTTTCAGGGGTGGGAGTTGCCAGTCTTTGGGAATGGGATCTCCCCCTAACTCACAGAGCAAAATTACAGTTCTGTGTCACCATTTTGAAGGTTGTCAGTCATCACAGCATTGCATATGCTCCATGCATTTGATACCTCTTTACTTGTGTTGGTTACGTACAACCAAATAAGTATTAGTGAAACAAGGCATAGAGTTAACTGAAGTAATCTAGAATTCCTTCTTCGAAGCTTTCTGCATTAATAACATCGGGCTCCTCTTCTTTTTGAGTCACTGCATCCCGTATTTGGCATTGGCAGGCTGAGAGATAGTTCACAGCTGCTGCTTGCTCAGTGGGTATCTTGCTCTGGAGCTGAGGTGGGTGGCTCCTCTCTGGAGTGCTTAATTGGAAGATAACAAGTTGCTGAATTTCCACTGAGAGACAGTAGAACCTCCaccctctcctttcttttccttctgagtaGATAAGTAGATAGGACCAGCAACCTAATGTTCTGCGTTTTAGTAGCAAGGACTGCCTCTGCCTTAAGTACTGTAACTGAGCAGCTCAAGCAATGGCTAGGTTGCTTGTGGGTTCATAAACTAAAGATAGTTGTCTTCCCCAAGGCTGAGTTTCCCAAAGTTATCAAATTTGGCTTCACACGTTCCATCATGACTACGAAAGGTTTTGTTGGCATTTCGTCTGTCTTTCTTGGTTTGGGTACTTGAATCGAATGCTGATGTACAAAAAGACTAGTGCAGATTACGTATATTGTTGTTGCTACTGTAACTGCTTCCCACCTTTCTTGCTCTGGTAGTAAAATCAGCATTTAAGATACCTTGTTTATGTTGCAGAGTTGTTGGCCACCCACGATAACAGGAGGCATCTCGCCTTGCACAATTATTGAAACGCCTCACAAAGAGTCAGTAACCACTGACTTCTCAAGATTCAGAAAGTACAGATTCAGAAACCTCTTCATAAATCCATCACCTTTGCCAGAACTTAAGTAAGTTTACCAGGTGCAGCTGTTGTTGATATTTTATCAAATACACTGGGCTACTGCAGTAAAATCTGTTGCTGTATTGCGTTTATGTCATAGTGGACAGTGCTCAACCCATACTTCTGCTTGTGTCCTTGTCCCACAATGATTTGATGTCCAAATAAAGGACAGAAattctgggtgggttttttttgtcagtctTGTAAATGCACCAGACAGGTAATTTTTTACCTTTGAGCCATCCTTTTATAACTTAACCCTGGACACTCAAAGTGGTTAAGAGGCACATAATGGTTAAACTAAACTTCTTTTGGTGCTGTTGGAAGAGAGCGATCAAAAAATACTAAGCAAAGTTGTCTTTTAAGAACTTAAAAATATACAAGTATGAAAATAAACTTGTGGCAATATTGCTGTGCAGGCAGCTTGCTCATGCAATGCAGTATGCTTTGTGCAGTCACTGTTCTAGAAAGCTTCCCCTCTGCAGAGGGATCGATTAGTAGACTGAATGGGATTTTTTCAGCTTCTGAATTTCTCAGCCATTCTGGTGTGTGAGATAAGTACCTTGGTTGCTGTTTGTATCAGCCTGGTGTTTAATGCAAGAGCTGCTAAATACACTGCAGTGCATTAAGGAAGACTTCTGCTGAGTTGAATGAGAAGAGAAGCAGAACACGAAGTGTTGCTCTAAGAGGACCTTTCTAGATACACCATGTTTTTATGTGTTCTGGTCAAGTTTTGGCCAGGACTGGGAAATGCTGCATGGTGATGTTCTGCCTCAGTGCAAAGCAATAGGTCTCTTACTGTCTGTTTCACTGAGTTTCAATGCACTTCCCTCTCAGTATTGCTCCcaagcctgcccagctgtgctttAAAGAGCAGTACGCTCTTCTCTATACCTAGCAAATCACATTTTTGTATGTGTTGGGAAGCTTAGTGCAGAgtagtttttaaaaagtaataataataatataaataggATGGTGAATGAGGGAATCTCATGCACTCCTTTAGCAAGTTGTTGGAAACTGCtggatcccaaagatacgttcAGGTACAGGATTCCATGCAAGGAGTTTAATCCTTGGTGTTCACCTCTTGTCGATAGGCGTCTGTAAAGCTGAGCTCCATCCTTTCCGATTAGCTGAATAAGAGGATCATTCactctctcctgcctgcttcaTGCTTTCCGAACTGCTGCAGGAAGATCCTAATAGGAGATTTCTCAATGCCTGCCCACTTATATGGGGAGACTTGTGCATTAAACAAGCAAATATCTCTCCAGCCTTTAGCTTATGACGGCAGCAGAATAGAACTGACCTGGGTTAGAGTCTGTAGGCGATACCAGTGGTCAGGTCTGTTTAGtctctttttgcttctgcttGGGGAAAGGTAAACACACACCTCcaaaaatttcagcagaaaatcaGCACTGCATTGATGAACATGTTGTCCCCTTTAGGAACTGTAGGGTGAGAAGTACAtctaagaaaaaacccacatcaatTCATAATAACAATAACTACAAATTAAAACCCAGCCATATTCATGATATAGGCATCTTCTTCAGAGGTAGACTTGAGTGCTAATAGATTAGCAATAGATTAGTTAGGAAAAAACAAGAACTCAGTTTCTTTCCCAGTAGCCTGCTTCTGAGCCTTCAGGTAGGCTAGAAAAGGAAGGGATGGATGAATGATTTCTAAACACCATCTGTAAATGTTTTTCTCAAACTAGACTGGACaactttgtgttttgtgtttcctGGGGagtgggctgggtttttttctttttttatggggAAGGTTTGGTTTTTATCTTGCTCTCTGGACAGCCACCTAACCAGTTTTATTTGCTGTTCTATAAAACTGGACTTGCTGATGATCTTGGCAAGCTGCGGTTGTGGTGGTAAAATGTTCAAAGTATAGCCACAGTTGTCAAATTACCATAAGGATCTTCTAGCATGTGGAATTCTTTTTGTTCCTGAATATCAGTAAAcaataaataatgtttttataCTCCTTTTGtgaaggtgtgtgtgtatatatatacctaACAATGCTTtgtgtaactttttttctgtagttgggGAAATTCCAAAGATGTCTGGCTGATCATGCTGGAGAAGGAGGACAGATACACTCACTGCAAACATTTCACGTCACTGCATCCTAGTTTGCAACCTCACATGAGATCAATTCTGTTAGACTGGCTCTTAGAGGTGTGTGCTTCTAGTTACTTTGCCATGTGTTATGCCTGTGAAGTAGGCAGATAAAAGCAGAGCTTTTACATAAAGATCTAATGGGAAAGTGTATGGTAATGATAAATGCCAAAACTAGTTTGCAACAAAAGGGTTACAAGTTACTACTTTTGATCCTCTTGGTGAGCTACATTCAGTCCTCCCAGGCAGGAGATGCGGGACCTTCCACACAGGGCAGCGAGCAACAGGACTTAATTTTTGCTCTTGCCACACTCCTTCCTGGGAAGGGGAGAAATCTAGTTTTGAGACATTTGTGTTGAAATTGCTGTAAACAGATTAGTTATGGAGCTCTAACTTTGCATCTTGGACTGTATCTAAGCTATGAGACAACTGCATCTGTATTGGGGACTTGGGTTATCACCCTGGCCCTGTCTACCTCAAGAGCTCTTAGGTGTCAGCCCTTAACACTATTTTCTGATTTGCTAGTGAATTTTTAGTTATGTCTTATgaagagagcagaagaaagtAGTGTGTTAGTGGCTGACTTCTGAAGGTTCTTGATACAGACATGTTCTTATCTCAAAAGCATTACAGATAAATCCTATCCATCTTCCAGTCTAATTACTGTACTTCAGACTATTCCAGCTGTCAGACAAAATGGAAGCGCTTCATCTCGGCAGCCTATGCGAAGGAGGGTCAGCGCTGTAGATAGAGCGCTGTGTTCTGGAGCTGTTTCCAAGAACTCTGTATCGAACATATTCAATCACCGCTGCCAAAAGCAGCCTTGGGCTGATGCAGGGCTTGCCCATCAGCAGAAGGGACCTTGCAGGTTTTTCAGTTCTGTGTCAAGTACTCCAGGGAAGCAGATGTTAGCGGCCCTCTTGGTGGAACAGTGCTAACAGCAGGGAATgtcaagggaaaggaaaagagcaTGTGGGGCTTTTCTATTAATTTAAATGTGGTCTGAGTATAAAAACTATTCCAGTTGTGTACTTCACTGCTTCCTCTAATGTGTAAATTACATAAAGCTATTAAATCatgttttgttgccttttttggaAAATCTTAAACTGTTAGGAAATCATCCGATTTCCAAACACAAATGTCAACGAGAGCCTTGTTTTTGTCCAGCTCAGTGGTTCTATATGCCACAGGGGATTGAAGTCCCACCAACTTAGAGAGTCTTCCAGTAGCTCCTAACACTGTCTTCTGTAACATCATAACTGAGATACTGTTTAACATGACCAAGCATTATTGCTTACATTTGGGCAATACACTTGTAGAGAAATTGTGCCATTTTTTCACAGGTGGGCCTGGTCTGTTCATTTTTGGTTCTGAATCTTGCTTGGAGCAGTAGTTAATAATACCAGAGTAGCACATCAATTGGGAAATACTAGATCAGCTCTAAAAGAATGAGCTGTTGAGTTGCTGCCAACCAGTTGCATTTTTGATGCCCAGGCAGGGTTTTAATTCGCAAGCGGGCTTTCAGCCTGATCTTAGAGAATAGCTAGCAGTAACAAGACTTTATTCCAACTTTGTATCTAAGTGAAATAATGAAGCAGGGCGGGAAGCTTGGACTTGGGATCTATTTCTTGGATATTCTTTCCTGTTGACTCTACACAGATTGTAAGTAATTTATAGGTAACTAGCTAGTTTCTAGCTGTAGAGGGGATACAGAGTTGCAGATACGTTGGAGTTGTTGCAGACCCACTCGAACTCAGAGATGAGAGGAAAAAGCTGGCCCCTGCATGAGATCTCCAGGCCTGGGCAGactcctttccttttttgttcaACTGGCATTTGAACCACTTTGATACAATGCAAGTATGAAAATTTCTTCCTGCCAGGGAAGCCCTGCAGCCGTAGGGAGCAGATGGCTGTTCTTGCAGTTTTGTTCCCGCTTAGTGAGGCTGTTGgtgtgctggaggggctgcaggcagcgctcCTGGCTcgccagcagagccccctccagcagcagctcctgggcttaCTTGCTGTAGAGCTGAAGATTTTAGTGGTTCTGCCCTGGGACAGACCTAGTAGGAGGACAGGGAGGATCTGCCCGATGGCTTCAGCTTGAGGTTTGAGCCCAGAGTATTCTTAATCAAGCAAATCAGTGGAGTGTTTTTGCTATTTTGGGtttgccccgcccccccccccccatgaggTTCTTTCAGTAGAAGATTGTTTGTACTAATTTTTAGGAAAACTAGATGCTATTTAGATTGGAAAAAGCGTACTTTGGAAGTGTGTTAGTGCATCACAGGCAATCCACATTTAGGTGGGAGCATGGGAAATACTTTTCCCGGTCCCGTACTAACCACTGCATCCCAGCACACCTAGGTATGTGATTGTCTGTGCAAAAGACAAAACTGTACGTACTGTGTTTTACTAGTAAAGCTTGAATCCAATATGTGTACACAAgagttttttaacagaaaactgatttttttctgtttttttttttttttttccctgttgtagGTATGTGAGGTGTATGCACTCCACAGGGAAACCTTCTACCTAGCTCAAGACTTTTTTGATAGATTCATGTTGACACAAAAGAACATTAACAAGAGCATGCTTCAGCTCATAGGAATTACCTCATTATTCATTGCCTCCAAACTTGAGGTAAGAAGCTCTGTTACAGGCAGGAGGATATTCAGTCTGGAATAACTAAAAAGATGTGATACCATATTTATGTTTTTCTGTCTGAATCTTTTGAACTTGGCAGTGTACACAGAACACTGAAGGTCAGAAgaggaaatttttttctcttccttcagttGTTCACATGTCAATCTCTTAGAGTGTAGTCTTTGTCCTCCCTTTCctcagcagcagggaaggagacCACATAAGCTTGAAATGTATGCAAGTGTGCCAGGAGtagttctgttttggtttgtctttttcCAAATACACAGCAATTGGCAAACAATCTCAGGAATGGGTGTGGGACTTGAACAAAACCAAGCCTAAGTGTCAAACTGCCTGTGCATCAGGCTGATATCCCTCTAAACCCATtcagtggaggtttttttttcttttaaagatactGTAGTCAGTGTAGTGATGGTGATGCGTTCCGTTGCACGCTACATCTGTGAGCCCAGAGCATGTCTTTGTATGTCTTCCTTTGTAGGTCATGGTAGGCTAGACGGAGAGGAAAATTTGGGATGTTAAGCTGTTATACTTGGACACACCCCCCCGCCCCTCGCCATCTAGCTGCTGTTGTTCCTAAAGCCAAGGCAGTGTGCTACAAGGGGTTGTCTGTCCCAGGGAAGCGCATGGGGCATCGGGCCATGGGGCCAGCTGGCAGAGAAGCAGTTCTGCCAGCAAGTTCTCTTTTACTAACACACCTACCTGTACATGGCCCCAAATGGCATAATTGGGTTTGCAGATTTCAAAGTGGCCGTGggattttctttcatcttcttctagcatttttttaatcagtgagACTTCATCAGCACCGAGTGACACTGCACGTTACCTGTATTGGCCTTTTCCAACACCGCAGTGTGCTGTACAGGAGTTAGGATAGTGTATGCTTTTACATCAAATGGAACAGCTGAGTAAGAAGTGGTATAAATGAAAGGCTGTTCTGATGGCTTGGTCAGCACTTATTTCCCCAAAAGCTAAAAAACTTGAGATAAATCTATCGTGTTTTACAACAGATAACACATAACCTACTTGCTTTTTAGTATCTCCTTATCCTGTAAGTTTCAAGTCAGTTcatataaggagaaaaacactgtCTAGCATAAGAAATGTTAATAGTCCAGTATGGACTGAGTAGTATTTGCCAGCATCTTCTCAAGCTTTCCTAGAATTGTGAGGCACTCTAATCTtcacttttttccctccctttaaaGGAAATCTACCCTCCTAAAATACAGGAATTTGCATATGTCACTGATGGTGCTTGCAGTGAAGATGACATTGTAAGAATGGAAGTTGTTATGTTAAAGGTAATAACTTTGCTGAGTTTGTTAACTTACCTGCTTGGAGAAGGAACGCGTTTAGTACGACCCTCTTTCTGTGGCACAACAAAGCCCTCAGGGTGTGCGCAGTGGACCTCTCAAGGCCTTGGCTGGGGTGACATCCCTGTCTGTTGGAGCAGGACAGGCTTCTCAGGCTTGTGTGAAAGCAAAGGCTCTTGGCAGGCGCAGCCGGCCGCGGGACAGACCAGCAGGCCATCGCTGTGACCTACGGCCCTTGCCGGTGTCCAGGGGCCTCTgggggaggcaggcagaggaCTGAACCTGCTCAGTGCTCTGCGTGTTGGAAGGGTCCATCTTTACCACTACAGAGCTCCTCGTGCACTTATTCCTCATCAGTagacagcagctgcaggcagctagCCTGAGGGCTCAGAGAAATACTCTGATCTCCCAGCCTCTAACAGAATCAcggagtggtaggggttggaagggacctctgtgggtcatctagtccaaccccctgccaaagcaggatcacctacagcaggctgcacaggaccttgtccaggcaggtcttgaatatctccagagaaggagactccacaacccctttgggcaacctgtcccagtgctccatcaccctcagagggaagaagttcttcctcatgttcagctggaacttcctgtgcttcagtttgtgcctactgccccttgtcctgtcgctgggcactactgaaaagagtttgaccccatcctcctgacacccacccttcagatatttataagcatatattaggtcccctctcagccttctccaggctgaacaagcccagctccctcagcctttcctcataggacagatgctgcaggcccctcatcatcctcgtagccctccgctggactctctccagtagctcctcatctttcttgaactgaggagcccacaactggatgcagtgctccagatggggcctcactagggcagagtagagggggaagacaCGCAAGATCCACTTGCACAGGCACATGAAAGGGGGTTGAGAGACACATATTTGTGCTGACTGTAATGCAGCCTGTTCAAAAAGCGAGAATGCAATCCAAAATGAGCACTTGTACTTGAAATTGTACATAATCTTTAGTGTCTTCTGAGGATCTGTGCAATAAGCTGAGAAAACTGAGAAGGGGAAGTCAGGGAGAAGGAATCAAGGCACAAAACTGTCCTTGCGTGGTTTAAGGTGCTTAACTGTTTGTTTGATGTTCGCAGGCTTTCAACTGGGAACTCTGTCCAGTGACTGCCGTTGCTTGGCTGAACCTCTATCTGCAAGTGGATGCTCTGAAGGATGTGCCGAAAGTGCTGCTACCTCAGTATTCTCAGGAAAAGTTCATTCAGATCGCACAGGTCGGTAGTAAACTGTATCAGAAAGTGCTTTTTGAGTGACTGAAGCACAACTGAACGTTACGCcccaaaagcaattaaaaaaaatgtttttccttgtttCACCTCACCTGTTGCTTTGACAAAGAACGTGCACTTTGACTGCGAGAGAACTTCACAGTCAGGTTTGAGGAGCAGCACCCACGTGTTTCGTGTTTCCCAGCTCTCATGTATTTTAAGACTTTTCTGTACACTGGACAAAGACAAATCCATCTTTTTTTTCAATCACTGCAGCGTTCTGCAAATAGCAGGCAGTGGCAACGGCTCTGAGAGGAGGGTGGATCATTTAAAGCAGTTAACTGTTCTTACCTGCTTTATTTATGTTTCTGTGTATTTGcctagcaggcaggcagaggggccTGTTGACTAGTTTGGAACTGCTGTGGTTCAGTTTTCCCGGGCACGTGCTGTGTCCAGCCTCAGGGAGCCTCACTGAAGAGCAGCCCGGTCTCAGCCACTGAACCGCTAGGTCATATTTCAATTTAGGAAAATACCATCCTGGAGCTCTGGTAGGAGCTTTAAGGTGTACTTAAATCTGTGCAAGCAGAGTGTCTTGCATGTTACTGGTAGAAGTGTGAATTGCTTTGCATCGTAGCTCTGTGAGACCCACTTTTAACTGCAGTTTGTGCCAAAAATAAATCGGATGCATGCAATTGATGCTAAAAATCTCTGCTGTGTTACAGAGGAGCAACTGCAGGAGGACTCCCCTATGCACAGCAGTTCCTGAGACACCATTATACTGATGTATTGTCTTGCTCAAGTGTGTAACACTTACTTCCTCCACTCTCTATTTCCTCAGCTCTTAGACCTGTGTATTCTGGATGTGAATTCTTTGGACTTCCAGTACAGAACACTAGCTGCTGCAGCGCTCTACCACTATACCTCCACTGAAGCAGTTCAGAAAGCTTCAGGTGAGAAGCCTCTGTAAAGCCCGGTCTTGCTAGGCAGCGAACTGAAAGCTGTTACCTGCCTGTGGCTGTTGGTGTACCAGGCTGCCACACAGCAAGCACTACACGGACATCAATAGTTTGTTCTTCTGGTCTGTgggttttgttcccccccccccccaatttcacTTCCTTCCTACCACTATTTCAGATGTTACAAAGActcaaaaaagaaggaaatgcttTTGGCAGCATAGTCTTAGCTGAGAAGCAGATTTATCCTCCTTGCTTTTGGGCTAATACTATGGCTCTGTGACTTCCAGTTATTCGGGGGATCCTTAGCTACACATTATTTGGCTACTTTTTCTCCTAAAACATAGTCAGCCACTACTCATCCTCAGCTGTCAGTGGCATTCAATTAACCTGTGTGCTAATTCCTACAAGCCTGTCCCTTATAAAGTGGAAAAAACCCCATCACTTACTAAGCTCAGCCCTTGTGCATTGCCTGAGGTACCATGAAGGACAGTAACAACAGTGTGAACCAAAACCTTGAGTTCAAGCTGAAAGAGTCCCTGGTAAGCACCAGGAATCCTCACGGCCACAGAGCGGCTGTGCTCAGGAGGCCCGTGCTCCCCAGCCTCTGCCATAAGGATCTTAAGTAACGAGGAAATGCTGGGAGCTCCTGGGAGGATGTTTCTGACTTCTTATCTGTGGTATTTATTGTTGGTTTTAAATTTCTGGCCACGCTGCAACACTGTGCAACTCCCTCATGACTTACAAATGCACTACTGTGTTCTACCCCCAGGCTTAGACTGGGACAGCATTTCAGAGTGTGTAGAATGGATGGCTCCCTTCGTGAGTGTGGCAAAAAAAGTCCCAGTGAAGCTGAAGAACTTTCAGAAGGTTGCAGCAGAAGATCGACACAATATCCAGACACACACAAATTACTTGGAGATGCTGGTAGGTGGTTTGTGGATTGGCAGCGTGCATTACCCTCCTGAGGCCAAACACCTTCCTGCTCGCACCTGGCCTGGCTGGCCTCCACCGGCCtggtcagtggtgcccagccttTTGGTTCTTGCTCCTGCTTGGCGGTGCTGTAAACTGAAGGTGTTTTACCGTAACACCTGCAGGCCACAAGCAAAGCCATGGATTAGAACAAATAATGATCTTCACGCTGTTGTGTAACATCACCTTTTTATTCAGTATCCTAACTCTGGAGTACTGGAATTGTACTAgcagggtgacgaagcactgctGAGTACTAGTGAAACAAAAAAGTAGAACTTGTCACCGGTATTAACTGTTGTCTTCCTCCCCCGATACACAGGAAGAAGTTAACAGTGGAGCAGCATCTACTGCCCCTGGTCAGCTCTCACCCGTGTCAACAGGAGGAATAATAACCCCTCCCAAAAGTacagagaagaaatgaaatgtgGCCAACAAACGGTGTGAACAGTTTCAGAAACCGGACTTGGTGCTTCAGAACAAGACCACACTAAAGGTGATTCAAGAGCTGGTC
This region includes:
- the CCNE2 gene encoding G1/S-specific cyclin-E2 produces the protein MLRRSSRLHAKKQQLLSHQEESPQELQAPERLWTRKRKASEQETKNTEDWKIAKKHQYEIKSCWPPTITGGISPCTIIETPHKESVTTDFSRFRKYRFRNLFINPSPLPELNWGNSKDVWLIMLEKEDRYTHCKHFTSLHPSLQPHMRSILLDWLLEVCEVYALHRETFYLAQDFFDRFMLTQKNINKSMLQLIGITSLFIASKLEEIYPPKIQEFAYVTDGACSEDDIVRMEVVMLKAFNWELCPVTAVAWLNLYLQVDALKDVPKVLLPQYSQEKFIQIAQLLDLCILDVNSLDFQYRTLAAAALYHYTSTEAVQKASGLDWDSISECVEWMAPFVSVAKKVPVKLKNFQKVAAEDRHNIQTHTNYLEMLEEVNSGAASTAPGQLSPVSTGGIITPPKSTEKK